A single genomic interval of Chloroherpetonaceae bacterium harbors:
- a CDS encoding polymer-forming cytoskeletal protein has protein sequence MFGKKDNRQTAFATSLPSNGSENKLSIVAEGTTVRGDFETAGNLRIDGKVLGNIISSANVAIGQGGSVEGNITAAMVKISGRVHGNLEVHGRLILDATAVLIGEVKTKLLSVEEGATFNGKVTMESGLGTETVTSVSKEYAQ, from the coding sequence ATGTTTGGGAAAAAGGACAATCGTCAGACGGCTTTTGCCACTTCTCTGCCAAGCAATGGAAGTGAAAACAAGCTCAGCATCGTTGCAGAAGGCACAACAGTGCGCGGCGATTTTGAAACTGCTGGCAATTTGCGTATTGACGGCAAAGTGCTTGGTAACATTATCTCATCAGCAAATGTTGCCATCGGTCAAGGTGGTTCTGTAGAGGGCAATATCACAGCTGCAATGGTTAAAATTTCTGGTCGCGTGCATGGTAACTTGGAAGTACATGGTCGATTAATTTTAGACGCCACTGCGGTACTTATCGGTGAAGTGAAAACCAAGCTGCTCTCGGTAGAAGAAGGGGCTACCTTCAATGGCAAGGTTACAATGGAAAGTGGGCTTGGCACAGAAACCGTTACCTCTGTTAGCAAGGAGTATGCACAATGA
- the atpB gene encoding F0F1 ATP synthase subunit A, translated as MLGLKASFLALSLAAIVSLPALASDSKHDEGDSQKLDVMHHILDARTLDFEPFGEIHLPQFPPIQIGSFTIDISPTRHVVMMWIASALLLALMIRVGNRYKAMTSPAAPSGLANVVEAVVQFIRDDIARPNIGEHYQRFLPYLLTVFFFILFCNLLGLVPFAATATGNIAVTMTLATFTFVLTQYAGIRENGIRGWLAHLTGGAPPVLWIIMIPVEIVSLFVKPFALTMRLFANMTAGHTVIIVLISLIFIFKSFLVAPVSIALTLAIYGLELFVAFMQAYIFTMLSSVFIGLAMAHGHEEGAH; from the coding sequence ATGCTTGGCTTGAAGGCATCTTTTCTTGCGCTTAGCCTTGCGGCAATCGTGAGCTTGCCTGCTTTGGCTTCCGACTCCAAGCACGATGAAGGCGATAGCCAGAAATTAGACGTAATGCATCACATTTTAGATGCTCGCACCTTAGATTTTGAGCCTTTCGGGGAGATACATTTGCCGCAGTTTCCACCCATTCAGATTGGCAGTTTTACGATTGATATTTCACCTACTCGCCATGTGGTGATGATGTGGATTGCCTCGGCGTTGCTCTTAGCGCTGATGATTCGCGTCGGCAATCGCTACAAAGCGATGACTTCACCAGCGGCGCCAAGCGGGCTAGCGAATGTGGTGGAAGCGGTCGTGCAGTTTATCCGTGACGACATTGCGCGCCCGAATATTGGTGAGCACTATCAGCGCTTTCTGCCTTATCTTTTGACGGTCTTTTTCTTCATTCTTTTCTGCAATTTGCTTGGTCTGGTACCTTTTGCTGCAACTGCTACGGGCAACATTGCCGTAACGATGACGCTTGCTACGTTCACATTTGTTCTCACGCAGTATGCAGGTATTCGGGAAAACGGCATTCGTGGGTGGCTTGCGCATCTGACAGGCGGCGCACCGCCTGTGCTCTGGATTATTATGATTCCTGTGGAAATTGTCAGTCTCTTTGTCAAGCCCTTTGCACTCACGATGCGTCTTTTTGCCAATATGACCGCTGGGCACACGGTTATTATCGTGCTCATCAGCTTAATTTTTATCTTTAAGAGTTTTCTAGTCGCACCTGTTTCAATTGCACTCACGCTGGCTATCTACGGCTTGGAGCTGTTTGTTGCCTTTATGCAGGCTTACATTTTCACGATGCTCTCGAGCGTTTTTATTGGCTTAGCGATGGCGCATGGGCACGAAGAGGGTGCGCACTGA
- a CDS encoding M23 family metallopeptidase: MVKRKKAVVTYEVAIIPSDGSAARTYSGLTKGKVISALVALCAGVALISTLLIALTPIRTLLPGYGDADRYQKLLLENQMRLDSLSSRLMLFDAYSRKLRTVLGALSDTNAKGTPSMPSRTRAGVAVSLPSDAYASLSRKAPETFLGFLVQGTPSQPFRRERSHYGLDIATALNEPIGAIADGTVIFADWTDDYGYTLILWHGSYLSFYKHCNAVLVRDGEPVLKGQIVALTGNTGRESSAPHLHLEIWKDGIPQDPELYLSK; this comes from the coding sequence ATGGTCAAGCGTAAGAAAGCCGTTGTAACCTACGAGGTTGCAATTATTCCCAGTGATGGCTCGGCGGCACGTACATACAGCGGATTGACTAAAGGCAAGGTTATTTCCGCTCTGGTTGCACTCTGCGCTGGTGTAGCGCTTATCTCGACGCTGCTGATTGCACTCACGCCTATTCGCACTTTGCTTCCGGGCTATGGCGATGCAGACCGCTACCAGAAACTCTTGCTTGAGAATCAAATGCGCCTTGATAGCTTGAGCAGTCGCTTGATGTTGTTTGATGCATACAGCCGAAAGTTGCGCACGGTGCTTGGCGCGCTTAGCGACACGAATGCGAAAGGCACCCCTTCTATGCCTAGTCGCACACGAGCAGGTGTTGCGGTCTCACTCCCAAGTGATGCCTATGCGTCTCTTTCTCGCAAAGCGCCTGAGACATTTTTAGGGTTTCTGGTGCAAGGCACACCATCGCAGCCCTTTCGCCGTGAGCGCAGCCACTACGGCCTTGACATTGCGACCGCCTTAAACGAACCCATCGGAGCTATTGCAGATGGCACCGTCATCTTTGCAGATTGGACTGACGACTATGGCTACACGCTGATTCTCTGGCACGGTTCATACCTTAGCTTCTACAAGCACTGCAACGCAGTGCTGGTGCGAGACGGCGAACCTGTGCTCAAAGGTCAGATTGTTGCGCTGACGGGCAACACAGGGCGAGAGAGTTCTGCACCGCACTTGCATCTTGAAATTTGGAAAGACGGTATTCCACAAGATCCTGAGCTTTATCTTTCTAAATAA
- a CDS encoding ammonium transporter: MEKKWIVPFALLVLASIVGLFVPVAPINPNAKPIVAADVAWMLTATGLVLLMTPGLSFFYGGMVGRRNVISTMLQSFIAMGVISILWIVCGFSLAFGESLGGEKFGLIGNPLTFFMFQGVSVSTDEALAPTIPLVLFSLFQLKFAIITPALITGSFAERVRFSSYLLFICLFSLFIYAPLAHWTWHPNGFLRNWGVLDFAGGTVVHMSAGFAALAGALFLGRRKSHHSGEAHTPANIPFVILGTGMLWFGWFGFNAGSALAANETATSAFLATNTASAAAMLSWIFFDGLRGRKPSALGACVGAVVGLVAITPAAGYVSVGASLFIGTIASIVSNLAVHWKNQSTLDDTLDVFPCHGVGGIVGMIATGIFAQGVGLAFGKTETFLYHLLALLIVSVYTFGGSYILYKVTDMIIPLRVREEQEEIGLDISQHGESLDSFAPTLGSSHTKSVSQDAPITASVN, encoded by the coding sequence ATGGAGAAAAAGTGGATAGTGCCGTTTGCGTTACTTGTCCTAGCCAGTATAGTAGGGCTGTTTGTGCCCGTTGCGCCAATAAATCCAAACGCAAAGCCAATCGTTGCAGCCGACGTAGCTTGGATGCTGACTGCAACAGGCTTAGTGTTGCTCATGACGCCCGGACTCTCGTTTTTCTACGGCGGAATGGTGGGACGACGCAATGTCATTTCGACCATGCTGCAAAGTTTTATTGCTATGGGCGTCATTTCCATTCTCTGGATTGTGTGTGGCTTCAGCCTGGCCTTTGGCGAAAGCCTCGGGGGAGAAAAGTTTGGGCTCATCGGCAATCCGCTGACTTTCTTTATGTTTCAAGGTGTGAGTGTCTCGACAGACGAAGCGCTGGCACCGACCATTCCACTGGTGCTCTTTTCACTCTTTCAGCTAAAGTTTGCAATTATCACCCCTGCGTTAATTACGGGCTCTTTTGCGGAGCGCGTGCGCTTTTCAAGTTACCTACTGTTCATCTGCTTGTTTAGCCTCTTTATCTATGCGCCTCTGGCACACTGGACATGGCATCCGAATGGTTTTCTGCGCAACTGGGGCGTGCTGGATTTTGCAGGGGGCACGGTGGTGCATATGTCAGCTGGGTTTGCTGCCTTAGCAGGCGCACTCTTTTTAGGGCGGCGTAAGTCGCACCATTCAGGCGAGGCACACACTCCAGCCAATATCCCATTTGTGATTTTGGGAACGGGAATGCTCTGGTTTGGCTGGTTTGGGTTCAATGCGGGCTCAGCCTTGGCGGCGAATGAGACCGCCACATCGGCCTTCTTAGCCACCAACACTGCATCAGCCGCAGCCATGCTCTCATGGATTTTCTTCGACGGTCTGCGTGGCAGAAAGCCATCTGCCTTGGGCGCCTGTGTGGGTGCGGTGGTCGGACTTGTGGCAATTACGCCTGCAGCTGGATATGTGAGTGTTGGAGCAAGTCTTTTCATTGGCACGATTGCAAGCATAGTGAGCAACCTTGCCGTGCACTGGAAAAATCAATCTACGCTGGACGATACGCTGGATGTGTTCCCTTGTCACGGCGTTGGTGGCATCGTGGGAATGATTGCGACAGGAATTTTTGCGCAGGGCGTTGGCTTAGCCTTCGGGAAAACAGAGACCTTCCTTTATCATCTCTTGGCTTTGCTGATTGTTTCCGTCTACACCTTTGGCGGGTCGTACATACTCTACAAGGTAACTGATATGATTATTCCCCTGCGAGTACGCGAAGAGCAAGAAGAAATCGGTCTTGACATTAGCCAGCATGGTGAATCGCTCGATAGCTTCGCACCCACGCTGGGTAGCAGCCATACAAAGAGTGTCTCGCAAGATGCGCCGATAACCGCGTCAGTGAACTAA
- a CDS encoding AtpZ/AtpI family protein produces the protein MSLLGDLRKSVREAGEAQRKSAAYLSVGIQIAVAFALFVFGGYKLDEALGTKPIFLLLGMLCALIALFTILLRLAGWSSGSSRTLSDSTSPKSNSSTNPQ, from the coding sequence ATGAGCCTGCTGGGCGATCTGCGCAAATCCGTGCGTGAAGCGGGCGAGGCACAGCGTAAGTCGGCTGCATATTTGAGCGTTGGGATTCAGATAGCTGTTGCGTTTGCACTGTTCGTGTTTGGTGGCTACAAGCTCGACGAGGCACTGGGCACAAAGCCTATCTTTCTACTTCTTGGCATGCTGTGTGCCTTGATTGCCCTTTTTACGATTCTCCTTCGCCTTGCAGGATGGAGCTCAGGATCTTCTCGCACCCTTTCAGATTCTACATCTCCGAAGTCTAATTCAAGCACTAATCCACAATGA
- the atpE gene encoding ATP synthase F0 subunit C translates to MGNEALAFLGAGIGAGIAAVGAGIGIGNAVGSAAEAIARQPQASGDIRGLTLIAAGLVEGAAIIALVVCLLLAIK, encoded by the coding sequence ATGGGTAACGAAGCACTTGCATTTCTGGGCGCAGGCATCGGCGCTGGTATTGCCGCTGTCGGTGCGGGCATTGGTATTGGCAATGCAGTAGGCTCTGCTGCCGAAGCAATTGCCCGTCAACCTCAAGCCTCGGGCGACATTCGCGGTCTGACTCTCATTGCTGCGGGTCTGGTTGAAGGTGCAGCGATTATTGCGCTGGTCGTGTGCTTGCTCCTTGCCATAAAGTAA
- a CDS encoding F0F1 ATP synthase subunit B: MALLSLILLEGSLLSPNPGLIFWTAVTFLILLFVLRATAWTPIVNALDERERSIQSAIARAEQARTEAEKLLAEHKAMLAKAQLEADRIIQESRVAAEKIRSEILEKANAEARKMIEEAKLTIATERQRALAALRDEVAELAIKSAELIIRHNLDAERHKELIAAALNEMPAQVTEFAGK; this comes from the coding sequence ATGGCGCTACTTAGTCTCATTTTGCTGGAGGGCAGTCTGCTGAGTCCCAACCCTGGACTGATTTTCTGGACTGCGGTTACTTTTCTCATTTTGCTGTTCGTCTTGCGTGCTACAGCTTGGACGCCGATTGTCAATGCCTTAGACGAGCGTGAACGCAGCATTCAATCGGCAATTGCACGCGCAGAACAAGCTCGCACCGAAGCTGAAAAACTCTTAGCTGAGCACAAAGCGATGCTGGCTAAGGCTCAGTTAGAAGCTGACCGCATTATTCAGGAAAGCCGAGTGGCGGCAGAAAAGATTCGCAGCGAGATTTTGGAGAAGGCAAATGCCGAAGCACGCAAAATGATTGAAGAAGCCAAGCTCACAATTGCCACAGAAAGACAGCGTGCCTTAGCGGCTCTGCGCGATGAGGTCGCTGAACTTGCTATTAAGAGCGCTGAGCTGATTATTCGCCACAATCTTGATGCAGAGCGACACAAGGAGCTTATTGCCGCTGCCCTAAATGAG